TAGGGATTAAAACTAGCTTAATCCTGGCTTAATAGATGCGTTAAAATCATTTTACTAACCTTGGCATAGAAGCATAAATAAAGTTTATTAGTTGTTTTTTCACCAATTTGCCCTGGGAGATAACAATATTAAGAAGTAAATTAACTTAAAAAATACTATGGATTCACCAATTCAGGCAGTACAAGCACCCTACAGAGGAGGCGGTGGTAGTATGTATCGCACTCCACCCCCAGATTTACCTTCTCTACTACTAAAAGAACGTATCGTTTATTTGGGACTTCCTTTAGTATCTCCTGACGAATATAAAGATCAGATTGGCATTGACGTTACAGAGTTGATTGTGGCTCAGTTGCTCTATCTGCAATTTGATGATCCTGAAAAGCCAATCACCATGTATATTAATTCTACTGGTACATCTTGGTACGGTGGAGATTCAATTGGCTTTGAAACCGAAGCTTTTGCGATTTGCGACACTATTTCCTACATCAAGCCTCCAGTACATACTATTTGTATTGGTCAAGCAATGGGGACAGCAGCCATGATCCTCTCTTCAGGAGCAAAAGGCTATCGCGCTAGTTTGCCAAATGGTACGATTATCCTCCATCAAGCTCGTCAAGGTGCTCAGGGTCAAGCCTCAGACATTCAAATCCGTGCTAAGGAAGTATTAGAAAATAAACGTGCTGTACTAGAAATTTTTAGTCAAAATACTGGTCAGCCAGTCGAAAAACTAGAGAAAGATACAGACAGGATGCTGTATATGACTCCTCAAGATGCGAAAGAGTATGGGTTAATTGACAAAGTTCTAGAAAGTGCAAGCGATCTACCTACTCCTGTTTCTACTCTGACTTAAAACAAACGTAATAAATAACTAAGGTAAAGAATCTTATGCCTATTGGTGTTCCTAAAGTTCCCTATCAAATGCCTGGTCAGCAATATAGCGACTGGATTGGCATTTACGATCGCCTCTATCGCGAGCGTATTATCTTCCTCGGCAGAGGCGTTAACGATGCTTTGGCAAATCAAATAATTGCCATTATGCTTTACCTCGATTCTGATGATCCTGGTAAGCCAATTTACTTA
This DNA window, taken from Pleurocapsa sp. FMAR1, encodes the following:
- a CDS encoding ATP-dependent Clp protease proteolytic subunit, with the protein product MDSPIQAVQAPYRGGGGSMYRTPPPDLPSLLLKERIVYLGLPLVSPDEYKDQIGIDVTELIVAQLLYLQFDDPEKPITMYINSTGTSWYGGDSIGFETEAFAICDTISYIKPPVHTICIGQAMGTAAMILSSGAKGYRASLPNGTIILHQARQGAQGQASDIQIRAKEVLENKRAVLEIFSQNTGQPVEKLEKDTDRMLYMTPQDAKEYGLIDKVLESASDLPTPVSTLT